From a single Glycine soja cultivar W05 chromosome 19, ASM419377v2, whole genome shotgun sequence genomic region:
- the LOC114400775 gene encoding ganglioside-induced differentiation-associated protein 2-like encodes MGGSSEDFSVVVLASDLGVDARPFLEHDQQQQEEENWHDCSQYLSPDEDFSDLDQLQFLRLQGSDKNSNRILRIVGKYFPATVVSAERLKRYVFHKICSELPEGPFCIVYMHSTVQKEDNSPGITILSWIYEELPADFKDRLQTVYFIHPGFRSRLVIATLGRIFLSGGLYWKIKYVSRLQYLWDDIKKGEIEIPDFVKSHDDILENRPLTDYGIEPDPFHLTGIPSTTYSFGKYEERWAGRNYVS; translated from the exons ATGGGAGGGTCATCGGAGGATTTCTCGGTGGTGGTGCTGGCGTCGGACCTCGGCGTCGATGCACGACCCTTCCTCGAACACGACCAACAGcaacaagaagaagagaatTGGCACGACTGTTCCCAGTACCTCTCCCCCGACGAGGACTTCTCCGATCTCGATCAGTTGCAATTCCTCCGCCTCCAAGGCTCCGACAAAAACTCCAATCGCATTCTCCGCATCGTCGGCAAGTACTTTCCCG CAACCGTTGTGAGTGCGGAGCGGCTGAAGAGGTATGTGTTCCACAAAATTTGCAGTGAGTTGCCAGAGGGGCCATTTTGTATTGTTTACATGCACAGCACCGTTCAGAAGGAGGACAATTCCCCTGGCATCACCATCTTGAGCTGGATCTATGAAGAACTTCCTGCTGATTTCAAGGACAGGCTTCAAACTGTGTATTTCATACACCCTGGCTTTCGGTCCCGGCTGGTCATAGCTACTCTTGGCCGCATTTTCTTGAGCGGAGG ATTATATTGGAAGATCAAGTATGTAAGCCGGCTTCAGTACCTTTGGGATGATATAAAGAAAGGAGAGATTGAGATACCAGATTTTGTTAAAAGTCATGATGATATTCTGGAGAATAGACCACTCACAGATTATGGCATTGAACCTGACCCCTTTCACTTGACTGGAATTCCTTCAACTACCTACTCATTTGGAAAGTACGAGGAGAGATGGGCGGGAAGGAATTATgtgtcttag
- the LOC114399109 gene encoding protein polybromo-1-like: MENHRRRTQVTTSDDEDEQEKEEVLKLPRPVEDAKPIGEPLKYSRKGKSKKWHYDSFEFNGIQYTIGDHVLFKPEEKGQKPYAGIIKDITQGNNGNVVVTGQWFYRPEEAEKKGGGNWKSCDSRELFYSFHCDDVHAEAVMHKCVVHFVPQNKQLPKRKDHPGFIVQKVYDNVEKKLWRLGDKDYEDIKQQEIDVLVEKTLQRIGELIDIEPDEALDDGEDQMKNKKKLKEKKCFTS, encoded by the exons ATGGAGAATCATCGACGTCGTACTCAAGTGACAACAAGCGACGATGAAGAcgaacaagaaaaagaagaggtATTGAAACTGCCTCGTCCTGTGGAGGACGCTAAGCCTATTGGCGAGCCTCTTAAGTATTCTAGAAAAGGGAAAAGCAAGAAGTGGCACTATGACTCCTTTGAATTCAATGGCATCCAATATACTAtt GGGGATCATGTTCTTTTCAAACCCGAGGAAAAGGGCCAAAAGCCATATGCTGGAATTATTAAG GACATTACACAGGGAAATAATGGCAATGTGGTAGTGACGGGACAATGGTTTTATCGTCCCGAAGAAGCTGAGAAAAAAGGTGGTGGAAATTGGAAATCGTGTGATTCAAGGGAGTTGTTTTATAGTTTTCACTGTGATGATGTTCATGCTGAGGCTGTTATGCATAAGTGTGTGGTGCATTTTGTTCCCCAAAACAAGCAACTTCCAAAACGTAAGGATCATCCAGGATTTATTGTACAAAAGGTGTATGACAATGTAGAAAAAAAACTTTGGAGGTTGGGTGATAAGGACTATGAGGATATTAAGCAGCAAGAGATTGATGTGCTTGTTGagaagactcttcaacgtattgGTGAACTAATCGACATTGAGCCTGATGAAGCCCTTGATGATGGGGAAGaccaaatgaaaaataaaaaaaagctcaAGGAGAA